Proteins encoded in a region of the Flavobacterium sp. MDT1-60 genome:
- a CDS encoding GNAT family N-acetyltransferase: MNTTDLTNFHQLAEQVNFKSLLNCYCREFSNWSRYEGIPKYDQTLADFMQTIDHSSFLRFDFTTIGQEVFAPLTYFSESGVHSFGFPVVSRNVATDEFRAINPMEFTELVAAYSKTDYPDMDSVPTQKRMKNSIENLALYLEHYKNSEHSVNNAEQSFIESEQSLILGHSVHPLPKSREGFTKEELLQYSPETSGKFPLHFFLIHPENVLEKSAEDYLMTDYLKKEILKYADKNAKELLDFYTQYKIVPTHPWEANYLLDLPEVKEMQSRQLLFSLGQFGPAYTATSSVRTVYNAESEWMYKFSLHVKITNSFRVNYLHELNRGYDAAQLMKTDWGKGIQKDYPQIQLITDPAFIAVIYNDKVIDGFSTSVRQNPFHGANARKNVTMVASLCQDGILGETPRIVNLINEAAKRQDASVAETALSWFRQYLNITITPLVGIFNKYGFGSEFHQQNMLVEFDENLFPSKLYFRDNQGYFFRQGKVEELERLIPDFGKESRSFIAEKRIIDFWGYYLLVNHLFGVVNILGKNKLADETELLNLIYEALKKEEDSDTTGLVSHFTNSVKLVVKGNLLTSLNNMDEASAPRTNPAVYKTFPNPLNKHFFSKKLINPQENTTVFSRFFEKENITITLRPVDIDKDLEMLHEWFHREHALKIWQMNWPIRELEAYYRMLLPGDHSHSFIGEANGVPTFNIEVYWASRDIVGEYYEVLPSDYGTHQFIAPTDPKLKYGSPATQSMMDFVLAESKVGKMVGEGSVDSIASMMNKAHVGFKIEKVIEMPHKKANLNFCYREWYWAKFPAAKDFQNSTVSAPQL; the protein is encoded by the coding sequence ATGAATACCACAGACTTAACTAATTTTCATCAGCTGGCAGAACAGGTAAATTTTAAATCACTGCTCAATTGTTATTGCCGCGAATTCAGTAATTGGAGCCGCTACGAAGGCATTCCTAAATACGATCAGACACTTGCTGACTTTATGCAGACTATTGATCACAGCTCTTTTCTTAGGTTTGATTTTACTACTATTGGTCAGGAAGTTTTTGCTCCGTTGACTTATTTTTCAGAAAGCGGCGTTCATTCTTTCGGTTTTCCGGTTGTGTCGCGTAATGTTGCCACAGATGAATTCAGAGCAATTAATCCGATGGAATTTACGGAACTTGTTGCTGCTTATTCCAAAACAGATTATCCCGATATGGATTCCGTTCCTACGCAAAAACGTATGAAAAACAGTATTGAGAATTTGGCTTTATACCTCGAACATTATAAAAATAGTGAGCACTCCGTCAATAATGCTGAACAAAGTTTTATAGAATCTGAACAATCTTTGATTTTGGGACACAGTGTTCATCCATTACCAAAAAGCAGAGAGGGCTTTACCAAAGAAGAATTGCTTCAATATTCTCCTGAAACTTCAGGTAAATTTCCTTTGCACTTTTTCCTGATTCATCCTGAAAATGTACTAGAAAAAAGTGCTGAAGACTATTTGATGACGGACTATCTGAAAAAAGAAATTTTAAAATATGCAGATAAAAACGCCAAAGAATTACTAGATTTTTATACCCAATATAAAATAGTTCCTACGCATCCCTGGGAAGCCAATTATTTACTGGATTTGCCAGAAGTAAAAGAAATGCAATCCAGGCAACTGCTTTTTAGTTTAGGGCAATTCGGACCTGCGTATACGGCAACATCCTCTGTTCGTACGGTTTATAATGCTGAAAGCGAATGGATGTACAAATTCTCTTTGCACGTAAAAATCACCAACTCATTTCGTGTTAATTATTTACATGAATTGAATCGCGGCTATGATGCAGCACAACTCATGAAAACCGATTGGGGAAAAGGAATTCAGAAAGATTATCCTCAAATACAGCTTATTACAGATCCTGCTTTTATTGCCGTAATTTATAATGATAAAGTTATTGATGGTTTCAGTACAAGTGTGCGCCAAAATCCTTTTCATGGAGCCAATGCCAGAAAAAATGTAACGATGGTGGCATCACTTTGTCAGGACGGAATTCTGGGCGAAACACCAAGAATCGTCAATCTTATCAATGAAGCAGCCAAAAGACAAGACGCTTCTGTAGCCGAAACTGCGCTTTCATGGTTCAGGCAATATTTGAATATTACCATTACTCCTTTGGTTGGAATTTTTAATAAATACGGCTTCGGATCTGAGTTTCATCAACAAAATATGCTAGTTGAATTTGATGAAAATCTATTTCCTTCAAAACTCTATTTTAGAGACAATCAGGGGTATTTTTTCCGTCAGGGAAAAGTGGAAGAACTGGAACGTTTGATTCCTGATTTTGGAAAAGAAAGCAGATCTTTTATTGCCGAAAAAAGAATTATTGATTTCTGGGGCTATTATTTGTTGGTAAATCACTTGTTTGGAGTAGTTAACATCCTGGGCAAAAATAAATTGGCTGATGAAACCGAACTTCTTAATTTGATATACGAAGCCTTAAAAAAAGAAGAAGATTCAGATACTACAGGTCTGGTTTCACATTTTACTAATAGTGTAAAATTGGTCGTAAAAGGAAATCTCCTGACAAGTTTAAACAATATGGATGAGGCCAGTGCGCCGAGAACAAATCCAGCGGTTTACAAAACTTTCCCAAATCCTTTAAACAAACACTTTTTCTCTAAAAAACTGATTAATCCACAAGAAAACACTACCGTTTTCAGTCGCTTTTTTGAGAAAGAAAATATCACGATAACATTGCGCCCTGTTGATATTGATAAAGATTTGGAGATGCTTCACGAATGGTTTCATCGTGAGCACGCGCTGAAAATCTGGCAAATGAACTGGCCAATTCGTGAATTGGAAGCTTATTACAGAATGTTACTTCCGGGAGATCATTCGCATAGTTTTATTGGGGAAGCAAATGGAGTTCCGACTTTTAATATCGAAGTTTATTGGGCAAGCCGTGATATAGTGGGAGAATATTATGAGGTGCTGCCATCTGATTATGGAACGCACCAATTTATCGCGCCTACTGATCCTAAATTAAAATACGGTTCACCGGCAACACAATCTATGATGGATTTTGTTTTGGCCGAATCAAAGGTTGGTAAAATGGTTGGTGAAGGTTCTGTAGATTCGATTGCATCCATGATGAACAAGGCTCACGTAGGTTTTAAAATCGAAAAAGTAATCGAAATGCCACACAAAAAAGCCAATCTAAACTTCTGTTACAGAGAATGGTATTGGGCAAAATTTCCTGCTGCCAAAGATTTTCAAAATAGTACAGTTTCAGCACCTCAGCTTTAA
- a CDS encoding lysine N(6)-hydroxylase/L-ornithine N(5)-oxygenase family protein yields the protein MSTEKIYSVIGIGIGPFNLGLAALIEPVEELSALFFDQSENFDWHPGLMLNNATLQVPFLGDLVTMADPTNRYSFLNYIKESGRLYKFYIRENFFIYRREYNEYCKWVAAQLPNCRFSHKVVSIDYVDDVYKIIVMNTQTCITATYYADKIVLGTGTSPHIPEFIDQEVLHNVIHASKYLYFKSHIRKNASVTIIGSGQSAAEVFRDLLPETENGLQLKWFTRSSHFFPLDNKSKLTLELTSPEYVDHFHSLSPEKRQQLLARQHGLYKGIDQELINEIFDSLYEMSLEDKALNVELRSNMRLASVNQEADGSYNLDFIHTELDQPFDDQTDYVILATGYKYKEPAILSGIESKINRLENGLFNVNRNYTIDKNGTDIFVQNAELHTHGLSTPDLGMGAYRNSCIINQLANREVYKVEKRIAFQQFGVQKTASTLVENDVLELINEQLNN from the coding sequence ATGAGTACAGAAAAAATATATTCGGTAATAGGTATCGGAATTGGTCCCTTTAATCTTGGGCTTGCAGCTCTTATCGAACCTGTTGAAGAATTATCAGCATTATTTTTTGATCAGTCAGAAAACTTTGACTGGCATCCGGGTCTTATGCTGAATAACGCAACGCTTCAGGTGCCGTTTTTAGGAGATTTGGTCACAATGGCGGATCCAACAAACAGATACAGCTTCTTAAATTATATCAAAGAAAGCGGCCGATTGTATAAATTTTACATTCGTGAAAACTTCTTTATTTACAGAAGAGAGTATAATGAATATTGCAAATGGGTCGCTGCTCAGTTGCCAAACTGCAGGTTTTCACATAAAGTAGTTTCAATAGATTATGTTGATGATGTTTATAAAATAATCGTCATGAATACTCAGACTTGTATAACAGCTACTTATTATGCTGATAAAATTGTTTTAGGTACAGGAACTTCGCCACATATTCCTGAGTTTATTGATCAGGAAGTGCTGCATAATGTAATTCATGCTTCGAAATATTTGTATTTCAAATCGCATATTCGCAAAAATGCATCGGTAACTATTATCGGTTCCGGACAAAGTGCAGCAGAAGTTTTCCGTGATCTTTTGCCTGAAACTGAAAATGGATTACAACTGAAATGGTTTACCCGTTCCTCTCATTTTTTTCCACTTGACAATAAATCAAAATTGACGTTGGAACTAACTTCTCCAGAATATGTAGATCATTTTCATAGTCTTTCTCCTGAAAAACGTCAACAACTTCTGGCCAGACAGCACGGGCTTTATAAAGGTATTGATCAGGAATTAATCAATGAAATTTTCGACAGTTTATACGAAATGAGTTTAGAAGATAAAGCGCTGAATGTAGAATTGCGTTCGAATATGCGCCTGGCTTCAGTCAATCAGGAAGCCGACGGATCTTATAATCTGGATTTTATACATACTGAATTGGATCAGCCTTTCGATGATCAAACCGATTATGTGATTCTGGCAACAGGCTATAAATACAAAGAACCAGCGATTCTTTCAGGAATTGAAAGCAAAATCAATCGTTTGGAAAATGGTTTGTTTAATGTAAATCGCAATTACACGATCGACAAGAATGGCACCGATATTTTTGTTCAGAATGCCGAATTACACACGCACGGACTCTCGACTCCTGACTTAGGAATGGGCGCTTACAGAAATTCATGCATTATAAATCAATTGGCAAATCGTGAAGTCTATAAGGTAGAAAAACGAATTGCTTTCCAACAATTTGGTGTACAAAAAACAGCATCAACATTGGTTGAAAATGATGTTCTGGAACTAATAAACGAACAATTAAATAATTAA
- a CDS encoding IucA/IucC family siderophore biosynthesis protein, producing the protein MTTSENIFKDAQHLNSPIWDKVNRSLLAKSISELMREDVAKPQIISREEDGLTHFILKTDKENIYYQFSAYPRFLNYWHIVKESIYKIEDEQKLDSVDVPNFFLELQETFGINSFTLAHYIEELLHTLYADAFIHSKRRLSAAKLANADFQTIEHSLDGHPWVIVNKGRIGFDSEDYENYTPESGQKTRLVWIAAHKKRATLRLQTDMDDQTFYENEIGSEKIAVFKNKLIQSKVNPDDYIFIPVHLWQWQNKLVMQFANDIASKHLIPLELTEDIYSPQQSIRTFFNQSKPHKHYVKTSMSILNTSHIRGLCPRQLSVAPRLTGYLKDILKKDLHLQKMGVILLGEMVSVSYTHPSYSKIVNPPYQYNEYLGAMWRESPINFLKHGENLMTMAALLYVDDHGKSLVEELIEKSGLSTEQWLKAYMTAYLKPVLQIYYQHSLCIDPHGQNVILILKDYVPTRIALQDFVGDILINEEGKKKLPQEFIENMFVASPNPENAPLTILIAVFDAFFRYLSDVMITSANYSETSFWNCVHDIILEYQQEHPELQDMFDKYNLFIPEFKRLIFNSRRLYNGYEETAGFPHMKKSGFIPNPLHQLIHEEVLTEKQN; encoded by the coding sequence ATGACAACCTCAGAAAATATATTCAAAGACGCACAGCATCTTAATTCACCTATTTGGGATAAGGTAAATCGGAGCTTACTCGCCAAAAGTATCTCGGAATTGATGCGCGAAGATGTGGCAAAACCCCAAATAATTAGCCGTGAAGAAGATGGTTTGACCCATTTTATTTTAAAAACCGATAAAGAAAACATTTATTACCAGTTTTCAGCTTATCCACGATTTCTAAACTACTGGCATATCGTCAAAGAAAGCATTTATAAAATTGAAGATGAACAGAAATTAGACAGTGTTGATGTGCCAAATTTCTTTCTGGAACTTCAGGAAACTTTTGGAATTAATTCTTTCACCCTCGCCCATTATATTGAGGAATTGCTTCACACTTTATATGCCGATGCTTTTATTCATTCAAAACGCCGATTATCTGCAGCAAAATTAGCCAATGCTGATTTTCAAACAATAGAACACAGTCTCGACGGTCATCCGTGGGTAATTGTAAACAAGGGCCGAATTGGTTTTGACTCCGAAGATTATGAAAATTACACGCCGGAATCCGGCCAAAAAACACGTTTAGTCTGGATTGCGGCACATAAAAAAAGAGCCACTTTACGTCTGCAAACCGATATGGATGATCAGACCTTCTATGAAAATGAAATTGGTTCAGAGAAAATAGCTGTTTTCAAAAACAAGTTAATCCAGTCAAAAGTAAATCCGGATGATTATATTTTTATTCCCGTGCATTTATGGCAATGGCAGAATAAACTGGTTATGCAATTTGCTAATGATATTGCTTCTAAACATCTTATTCCATTAGAATTAACTGAAGATATTTATAGTCCGCAACAAAGTATTCGTACTTTTTTTAATCAAAGCAAACCTCATAAACATTACGTAAAAACGTCAATGTCGATCTTAAACACGAGCCATATCAGAGGTTTATGTCCGAGACAATTGTCGGTGGCGCCACGTCTTACCGGTTATCTTAAGGATATTCTTAAAAAAGATCTTCATTTACAAAAAATGGGCGTAATACTTTTAGGCGAAATGGTTTCTGTTAGCTATACACATCCCAGTTACAGTAAAATCGTAAATCCTCCCTATCAATACAATGAGTATTTGGGTGCTATGTGGCGCGAGAGTCCAATAAATTTTCTAAAACACGGAGAAAATTTAATGACCATGGCGGCATTACTTTATGTTGACGATCACGGAAAAAGTTTGGTGGAAGAGCTTATTGAAAAATCAGGACTCTCGACAGAACAATGGCTAAAAGCCTATATGACAGCGTATCTTAAACCGGTACTTCAAATCTATTACCAACATTCACTATGCATCGATCCGCATGGCCAAAATGTGATTCTTATTCTTAAAGATTACGTTCCAACCCGTATTGCTTTGCAGGACTTTGTGGGTGATATTTTAATTAATGAAGAAGGAAAGAAAAAGCTTCCACAGGAATTTATCGAAAACATGTTTGTAGCTTCTCCAAACCCTGAAAATGCGCCTTTAACAATCCTTATTGCCGTTTTCGATGCTTTTTTCAGATACCTGAGCGATGTAATGATTACAAGTGCAAACTATTCAGAAACTTCTTTTTGGAATTGCGTTCATGATATTATTTTAGAATATCAGCAAGAACATCCGGAACTGCAGGATATGTTTGATAAGTACAATTTATTCATTCCTGAATTTAAACGTCTTATTTTCAATAGCCGCCGTTTATATAATGGTTACGAAGAAACTGCTGGTTTTCCGCACATGAAAAAAAGTGGTTTTATTCCGAATCCTTTGCATCAACTGATTCATGAAGAAGTACTAACCGAAAAACAAAACTAA